One Phycisphaeraceae bacterium DNA window includes the following coding sequences:
- a CDS encoding BatA domain-containing protein → MTFLTPGLALLTAGIGVPVIILLHVLRLRRLPQRVPTTLLWRRSVEDLEANTPFQRLRPSLLFMLQLLAVSAAALAAGTPMWSSNDAPGTLVVVLDARARMQAMTDRAPLTPDRDESSASEPARGSTPRSAAPRTRFDLARARAGEVIRNRSGPDTEVHLVVARANPALIMSGGVRAALDALDRLTATDEPGSARDAMELAAQLAGDGEIVWVGDPALARSDNVGISVLSAQRSVSEPGTVEVLVAVVNSGRESVELPLVVSLDDATMAARRVRVPAAPDDSAEEPGRATLLLKVPFRPGALLTARLETSDALPTDDRASLRISPAAPIRVAFMAPESDAPASPLRALLAVMDEVQPVSLPCTAPLASLAGFDLAVADGCDPPALQSDSAEIPWLIFASPAPGAAPLDRAAQGSIPGAARAHPVTQGVPPFLVDVAPVSSPVSAPVSAPASSRAPTPAPPPASTPSSTPAPTGPGEPPARAVSLPAGAIPLLADGDRLLAFIDPRGPGVRFLFPLRASDWPADPSWVMLMQNALLWLVGDDGESAGVALRTGVPARVLVEGRDGQRAWAAAPAMSRIGTITLRSPDGAETEHPVSLLDEAQSDLRARAAPTDPRGFEERASLARDRTRDGDRIADRDDTAARPLWPWFAMAALVLLLTEWSAYFAAINRSRRVA, encoded by the coding sequence ATGACCTTCCTGACACCTGGACTCGCGCTCCTGACGGCGGGCATCGGCGTGCCAGTGATCATCCTGCTGCATGTGCTGCGCCTGAGGCGCCTGCCGCAGCGCGTGCCGACCACGCTCCTCTGGCGCCGAAGTGTCGAGGATCTCGAAGCGAACACGCCATTCCAGCGGCTTCGGCCGTCGCTGCTGTTCATGCTGCAACTGCTGGCCGTCAGCGCGGCGGCGCTCGCCGCCGGAACACCCATGTGGAGTTCGAACGATGCGCCGGGCACGCTCGTGGTCGTCCTCGATGCGCGAGCGCGCATGCAAGCGATGACTGATCGAGCGCCACTGACACCTGACCGGGATGAGTCGTCGGCGAGCGAACCCGCGAGGGGATCGACCCCACGCAGCGCGGCGCCTCGCACGCGCTTCGATCTGGCGCGGGCCCGCGCGGGGGAGGTCATTCGCAATCGCAGCGGACCTGACACAGAGGTGCACCTGGTGGTCGCGCGCGCCAATCCTGCGCTCATCATGTCGGGTGGTGTCCGCGCGGCGCTCGATGCCCTCGATCGCCTCACGGCAACCGACGAACCGGGAAGCGCGCGCGACGCGATGGAACTCGCGGCGCAGCTTGCGGGTGACGGCGAGATCGTCTGGGTTGGCGACCCGGCACTGGCGCGGAGTGACAATGTCGGCATCTCGGTCCTCTCCGCGCAGCGCAGTGTGAGTGAACCGGGCACCGTCGAAGTGCTCGTCGCCGTCGTCAACTCGGGTCGTGAGAGTGTCGAACTTCCGCTGGTGGTTTCACTCGATGACGCGACCATGGCCGCTCGCCGGGTGCGCGTTCCCGCTGCTCCCGATGACTCGGCCGAGGAGCCGGGTCGCGCGACTCTGCTCCTGAAAGTGCCGTTTCGGCCCGGTGCGCTTCTCACCGCGCGGCTTGAAACGAGCGATGCGCTCCCGACCGACGACCGCGCGTCCCTTCGCATCTCGCCTGCGGCACCGATCCGAGTGGCGTTCATGGCGCCAGAGTCCGACGCGCCAGCTTCGCCGCTTCGCGCGCTACTGGCCGTCATGGACGAGGTTCAGCCTGTGTCGCTGCCGTGCACGGCGCCGTTGGCGTCACTGGCGGGCTTCGATCTCGCGGTCGCCGATGGTTGCGATCCGCCCGCCCTTCAGAGCGACAGCGCCGAGATTCCGTGGCTCATCTTCGCCTCGCCCGCGCCCGGTGCGGCACCGCTTGATCGTGCAGCCCAAGGCTCGATTCCCGGCGCCGCGCGGGCTCATCCGGTGACCCAGGGCGTTCCACCCTTTCTGGTTGATGTTGCGCCTGTCTCGTCGCCTGTTTCGGCGCCTGTATCAGCGCCGGCATCGTCCCGTGCGCCGACGCCTGCGCCGCCCCCCGCGTCGACGCCTTCATCGACGCCTGCGCCGACGGGACCAGGTGAGCCGCCCGCTCGCGCGGTGTCGCTTCCCGCGGGCGCGATTCCTCTCCTGGCCGATGGAGATCGATTGCTCGCCTTCATCGATCCGCGCGGACCTGGCGTTCGCTTTCTCTTCCCGCTGCGCGCTTCCGATTGGCCGGCCGATCCCTCGTGGGTGATGCTGATGCAGAATGCCCTGCTCTGGCTGGTCGGCGATGATGGCGAGAGCGCGGGCGTGGCGCTTCGCACCGGAGTGCCGGCGCGGGTGCTCGTCGAGGGGCGCGATGGCCAGCGCGCGTGGGCTGCGGCGCCGGCCATGTCACGGATCGGGACGATCACGCTGCGATCACCCGATGGCGCCGAGACGGAGCATCCCGTGTCGCTGCTCGATGAGGCGCAGAGCGACCTGCGCGCCAGAGCCGCACCCACCGATCCGCGTGGCTTCGAGGAGCGCGCCAGTCTTGCGAGAGATCGAACACGGGATGGCGACCGCATCGCCGATCGTGACGACACCGCGGCGCGCCCGCTCTGGCCCTGGTTTGCGATGGCCGCTCTGGTCCTTCTCCTCACCGAGTGGAGCGCCTACTTCGCCGCGATCAATCGGTCGCGCCGCGTTGCGTGA
- a CDS encoding MoxR family ATPase has product MADAKELAARFPAEYEKVRAEIGKMVVGHKEVVDGVLICLFAGGHALLEGVPGLGKTLLIRSLSEALSLHFSRIQFTPDLMPADVTGTTIVVESEGGRDFKFRKGPIFAQIVLADEINRATPKTQSSLLEAMQEKSVTVGGTTYQLEKPFFVMATQNPIEQEGTYPLPEAQLDRFFFKLEVGYSTREELSEILDRTTTNETPTIQKVMDAETILAYQKVVRQVAVAPHVQDYAVRLVLATHPRGQFATPMVNQFLRFGASPRAAQTLILGGKVRALLDGRTSVAAEDIRGCVLAAMRHRCLLNFEGEAEGKSTDEILTNIVETMPADARVAV; this is encoded by the coding sequence ATGGCTGACGCCAAGGAACTCGCTGCACGCTTCCCCGCCGAATACGAGAAGGTCCGCGCCGAAATCGGCAAGATGGTCGTCGGCCACAAGGAAGTCGTCGACGGCGTGCTCATCTGCCTCTTCGCCGGCGGACACGCGCTTCTTGAGGGCGTGCCGGGCCTCGGCAAGACGCTGCTCATCCGCTCGCTCAGCGAAGCGCTTTCGCTTCACTTCAGCCGCATCCAGTTCACGCCCGACCTGATGCCCGCCGATGTGACGGGCACCACGATCGTCGTCGAGAGCGAGGGCGGGCGCGACTTCAAGTTCCGCAAGGGTCCCATCTTCGCCCAGATCGTGCTGGCCGACGAAATCAATCGCGCCACGCCGAAGACGCAATCGTCGCTGCTCGAAGCCATGCAGGAGAAGAGCGTCACCGTGGGCGGCACGACCTATCAGCTCGAGAAGCCCTTCTTCGTCATGGCCACGCAGAACCCCATCGAGCAGGAGGGCACCTATCCCCTGCCCGAGGCGCAGCTCGACCGCTTCTTCTTCAAGCTCGAGGTCGGCTACAGCACGCGCGAGGAGCTCTCGGAGATCCTCGACCGCACCACCACCAACGAGACGCCGACGATCCAGAAGGTCATGGATGCCGAAACGATCCTCGCGTATCAGAAGGTGGTGCGACAAGTCGCCGTGGCGCCGCATGTACAGGATTACGCCGTGCGACTGGTGCTGGCGACGCATCCGCGAGGCCAGTTCGCCACGCCGATGGTGAACCAGTTCCTTCGCTTCGGCGCCAGTCCGCGAGCGGCGCAGACCTTGATCCTCGGCGGGAAGGTGCGCGCCCTGCTCGATGGTCGAACCTCCGTCGCCGCCGAGGACATTCGAGGCTGCGTGCTCGCGGCCATGCGACACCGCTGCCTTCTCAACTTCGAGGGCGAGGCGGAAGGCAAATCGACCGACGAGATCCTCACCAACATCGTGGAGACGATGCCGGCCGACGCGCGGGTGGCGGTGTGA